Proteins from a single region of Shinella zoogloeoides:
- a CDS encoding type II toxin-antitoxin system RelE/ParE family toxin, which yields MKTVVLPAARADMLKQAGYFIEIGQDHLADRFIEAARLAIDHVSHTPHAGSPRPMRSRRLAGLRTWPIDGFDEMKLYYLVTDTELLIVRVLHGRRDIERIIED from the coding sequence TTGAAAACCGTCGTCCTTCCCGCCGCGCGTGCCGACATGCTCAAGCAGGCCGGCTATTTCATCGAGATCGGACAGGACCACCTCGCCGACCGTTTTATCGAGGCCGCACGGCTGGCAATCGACCACGTCTCGCATACGCCGCATGCAGGGTCGCCGCGTCCGATGCGGAGCCGACGGCTTGCCGGCCTGAGAACGTGGCCCATCGACGGATTCGATGAGATGAAGCTCTACTATCTCGTCACGGACACCGAACTTCTCATCGTCCGTGTGCTCCACGGGCGTCGGGATATCGAGCGGATCATCGAGGATTAG
- the petA gene encoding ubiquinol-cytochrome c reductase iron-sulfur subunit, producing the protein MSEHETTSESMGEPTRRDFLYLATGMAGVVGGVAVAWPFIDQMRPDASTLALGAVEVDVSSLTPGMSLTVKWRGKPVFIRNRTDQEVAEAKAVALSDLKDPVARNANIAADAQATDLDRSAGESRENWIIMVGVCTHLGCIPLGQAGDFGGWFCPCHGSHYDTAGRIRKGPAPQNLAVPTFSFESDTVIKIG; encoded by the coding sequence GTGAGCGAACACGAGACAACAAGCGAATCCATGGGCGAGCCCACTCGCCGCGATTTCCTTTACCTGGCCACCGGTATGGCGGGCGTCGTGGGCGGCGTAGCGGTCGCATGGCCGTTCATCGACCAGATGCGTCCGGATGCGTCCACGCTGGCGCTCGGCGCCGTCGAAGTCGACGTCTCCAGCCTGACGCCCGGCATGTCGCTGACGGTCAAGTGGCGCGGCAAGCCTGTCTTCATTCGTAACCGCACGGACCAGGAAGTCGCGGAAGCCAAGGCCGTCGCGCTTTCCGACCTCAAGGACCCGGTCGCCCGCAACGCCAATATCGCGGCCGACGCACAGGCCACCGACCTCGACCGTTCGGCCGGGGAGAGCCGGGAGAACTGGATCATCATGGTTGGCGTGTGCACCCATCTCGGCTGCATTCCGCTCGGTCAGGCCGGCGATTTCGGCGGATGGTTCTGTCCCTGCCATGGGTCGCACTATGATACTGCCGGTCGTATCCGCAAGGGTCCGGCTCCGCAGAACCTCGCCGTGCCGACCTTCTCGTTCGAATCCGACACAGTCATCAAGATCGGTTGA
- a CDS encoding MaoC family dehydratase: MRMAELYPFGEAVDIGSLTFTAEDIIRFAKDFDPQPFHLDEEQAKQALFGGLCASGWHTSAGWMKCFVPFWMGECRRLAAEGIVPPNLGPSPGFTKLAWLKPVFAGDTITYSVTLTGSRELASRPDRLINTILNAGRNQNGEAVIRFESTVLEFL, translated from the coding sequence ATGCGAATGGCTGAGCTTTATCCTTTCGGCGAGGCGGTCGATATCGGCAGCCTCACCTTCACCGCCGAAGACATCATCCGCTTTGCGAAGGATTTCGACCCGCAGCCCTTCCACCTCGATGAGGAGCAGGCGAAGCAGGCCCTCTTCGGCGGCCTCTGCGCCTCCGGCTGGCATACGAGCGCGGGCTGGATGAAATGCTTCGTGCCGTTCTGGATGGGTGAATGCAGGCGCCTCGCGGCGGAAGGCATCGTGCCCCCGAATCTCGGCCCCTCCCCGGGCTTCACCAAGCTCGCCTGGCTCAAACCCGTCTTCGCCGGCGACACGATCACCTATTCGGTGACGCTGACCGGATCGCGCGAACTGGCTTCCCGCCCGGACCGCCTGATCAACACGATCCTCAATGCCGGCCGCAACCAGAACGGCGAGGCGGTCATCCGGTTCGAGAGCACGGTTCTGGAGTTTCTCTGA
- a CDS encoding cytochrome b, producing MSAEHSTYQPTTGIEKWVDSRLPLPRMVHDSFVSYPVPRNLNYAYTFGAMLSVMLIVQILTGIVLAMHYVASVNEAFVSVEKIMRDVNHGWLLRYMHANGASFFFIAVYLHIARGLYYGSYKAPREILWILGVVIYLLMMATGFMGYVLPWGQMSFWGATVITGFFSAFPWVGEWIQQFLLGGFAVDQPTLNRFFALHYLLPFMIAGVVVLHIWALHVTGQTNPTGVEVKSKTDTVPFTPYATLKDALGVSVFLIVFAWFVFYMPNYLGHPDNYIPADPLRTPAHIVPEWYYLPFYAMLRAITFNVGPIDSKLGGVLVMFGSIIILFFLPWLDTSKVRSAVYRPWYKLFFWLFVANAIMLGWLGAMPAEGIYVILSQLGTLYYFGFFLVIMPVLGLIETPKRIPNSITEAVLEQKNAKAAKA from the coding sequence ATGAGTGCTGAACATTCAACCTACCAGCCGACGACTGGCATCGAAAAATGGGTCGACTCGCGCCTGCCTCTGCCGCGCATGGTCCATGACAGCTTCGTTTCCTATCCGGTTCCGCGCAACCTGAACTATGCCTACACCTTCGGCGCCATGCTGTCGGTGATGCTGATCGTCCAGATCCTGACCGGCATCGTGCTCGCCATGCATTACGTGGCCAGCGTCAACGAGGCCTTCGTCTCGGTCGAGAAGATCATGCGCGACGTGAACCACGGCTGGCTGCTGCGCTACATGCACGCCAACGGCGCATCCTTCTTCTTCATTGCGGTGTACCTGCACATCGCCCGCGGCCTCTACTACGGCTCCTACAAGGCGCCGCGCGAAATCCTCTGGATTCTCGGCGTGGTGATCTACCTGCTCATGATGGCCACCGGCTTCATGGGTTACGTTCTGCCCTGGGGCCAGATGTCCTTCTGGGGTGCGACGGTCATCACCGGCTTCTTCTCGGCCTTCCCGTGGGTCGGCGAGTGGATCCAGCAGTTCCTGCTTGGCGGCTTCGCCGTCGACCAGCCCACGCTGAACCGCTTCTTCGCGCTGCACTACCTGCTGCCGTTCATGATCGCCGGCGTCGTCGTCCTGCATATCTGGGCGCTGCACGTCACCGGCCAGACGAACCCGACCGGCGTCGAGGTGAAGTCCAAGACCGACACCGTTCCCTTCACGCCCTATGCGACGCTGAAGGACGCCCTCGGCGTATCGGTCTTCCTGATCGTCTTCGCCTGGTTCGTCTTCTACATGCCGAACTACCTCGGCCACCCGGACAACTACATCCCGGCCGATCCGCTGCGCACCCCGGCCCACATCGTTCCGGAATGGTACTACCTGCCGTTCTACGCGATGCTGCGCGCCATCACCTTCAATGTCGGCCCGATCGACTCGAAGCTCGGCGGCGTTCTGGTGATGTTCGGCTCGATCATCATCCTGTTCTTCCTGCCGTGGCTCGACACCTCCAAGGTTCGTTCCGCCGTCTATCGCCCGTGGTACAAGCTGTTCTTCTGGCTGTTCGTGGCCAATGCCATCATGCTCGGCTGGCTCGGCGCCATGCCCGCTGAAGGCATCTACGTCATCCTCTCGCAGCTCGGCACGCTCTACTACTTTGGCTTCTTCCTCGTCATCATGCCGGTCCTCGGCCTGATCGAAACCCCGAAGCGCATTCCGAATTCGATCACGGAAGCGGTTCTGGAACAGAAGAACGCCAAGGCGGCCAAGGCCTGA
- the ychF gene encoding redox-regulated ATPase YchF, with protein MGFKCGIVGLPNVGKSTLFNALTKTAAAQAANYPFCTIEPNTGEVAVPDPRMKALAGIAGSKEIIPTRISFVDIAGLVRGASKGEGLGNKFLANIREVDAVVHVLRCFEDDDITHVEGRINPVGDADTIETELMLADLESLERRVEQTRKRAASKDKESLAQLPIMEAVVKLLNEGKPARLLLKTLAPEEIDVLKGLNLLTSHPVLYVCNVAEGDASTGNAHTAAVAAMAKEQGAECVIISAAIESEVAQLPEEEASEFLSALGLEEAGLDRLIRAGYHLLDLITYFTVGPKETRAWTIVRGTKAPQAAGVIHTDFERGFIRAFTIAYDDYIAYKGEVGAKEAGKGRDEGKEYVVQDGDVIHFRFNT; from the coding sequence ATGGGCTTCAAATGCGGTATCGTCGGTCTGCCGAATGTCGGCAAGTCGACCCTCTTCAACGCGCTGACCAAGACGGCAGCCGCCCAGGCGGCGAACTATCCCTTCTGCACCATCGAGCCGAACACCGGCGAAGTCGCGGTGCCCGATCCGCGCATGAAGGCGCTCGCCGGCATTGCCGGCTCCAAGGAAATCATCCCAACGCGCATCTCCTTCGTCGACATCGCCGGCCTCGTGCGCGGCGCTTCGAAGGGTGAAGGCCTCGGCAACAAGTTCCTCGCCAATATCCGCGAAGTCGACGCCGTCGTGCATGTGCTGCGCTGCTTCGAGGACGATGACATCACCCATGTCGAAGGCCGGATCAATCCGGTCGGCGATGCCGACACGATCGAGACCGAGCTGATGCTCGCCGACCTCGAAAGCCTGGAACGACGCGTCGAGCAGACGCGCAAGCGCGCCGCCAGCAAGGACAAGGAATCCCTGGCGCAACTGCCGATCATGGAAGCGGTGGTCAAGCTTCTGAACGAAGGCAAGCCGGCCCGCCTTCTCCTGAAGACGCTGGCTCCGGAAGAGATCGACGTCCTCAAGGGCCTCAACCTTCTGACCTCGCACCCGGTTCTCTATGTCTGCAACGTCGCCGAGGGGGACGCCTCGACGGGCAACGCCCATACGGCCGCCGTCGCCGCCATGGCGAAGGAACAGGGCGCGGAATGCGTCATCATCTCGGCCGCCATCGAATCCGAAGTCGCCCAGCTTCCCGAAGAGGAGGCGAGCGAATTCCTCTCGGCGCTCGGCCTTGAGGAAGCCGGCCTCGACCGGCTCATCCGCGCCGGCTACCACCTGCTCGACCTCATCACCTATTTCACCGTCGGCCCCAAGGAAACCCGCGCCTGGACCATCGTGCGCGGCACCAAGGCCCCGCAGGCCGCCGGCGTCATCCACACCGATTTCGAACGCGGCTTCATCCGCGCCTTCACCATCGCCTATGACGACTACATCGCCTACAAGGGCGAGGTCGGCGCCAAGGAAGCCGGCAAGGGCCGCGACGAAGGCAAGGAATACGTGGTGCAGGACGGCGACGTCATCCATTTCCGCTTCAACACGTAA
- a CDS encoding adenine phosphoribosyltransferase — MSTLENELVAAIRSIPDYPKPGIVFRDITTLLGNPRAFRRAVDELVHPYAGIGIAKVAGIEARGFILGGAMAHQLSTGFVPIRKKGKLPHETVRIAYSLEYGVDEMEMHKDAIKPGEKVILVDDLIATGGTAEAAVKLLQQMGADIVAACFIIDLPGIGGRKKLEALGVEVRTLVAFDGD; from the coding sequence ATGTCTACGCTTGAAAACGAACTCGTCGCCGCGATCCGCAGCATTCCGGACTATCCCAAGCCCGGTATCGTCTTCCGCGACATCACCACGCTGCTCGGCAATCCGCGCGCTTTCCGCCGCGCGGTGGACGAACTGGTGCATCCCTATGCGGGCATCGGCATCGCCAAGGTCGCCGGCATTGAGGCGCGCGGCTTCATCCTCGGCGGCGCCATGGCGCACCAGCTTTCGACCGGCTTCGTGCCGATCCGCAAGAAGGGCAAGCTGCCGCACGAGACCGTGCGTATCGCCTACAGCCTGGAATACGGCGTGGACGAGATGGAGATGCACAAGGACGCCATCAAGCCGGGTGAAAAGGTGATCCTCGTCGACGACCTGATCGCGACGGGCGGCACGGCGGAGGCGGCCGTCAAGCTGCTGCAGCAGATGGGCGCGGATATCGTCGCGGCCTGCTTCATCATCGACCTGCCGGGCATCGGCGGTCGCAAGAAGCTGGAAGCGCTCGGCGTGGAAGTGCGAACGCTGGTTGCCTTCGACGGGGATTGA
- a CDS encoding type II toxin-antitoxin system ParD family antitoxin, which yields MATITISLPDTLKSFVESQLETKGYGNVSEYFRSLLREAQEKENEARLEALLLEGLSSGKGDAPDAAFWADLKSEAAQLLAARPRKSGAR from the coding sequence ATGGCGACGATCACCATTTCCCTGCCCGATACCCTGAAGTCCTTTGTCGAAAGCCAGCTCGAGACGAAGGGCTACGGCAATGTCAGCGAATATTTCCGCAGTCTCCTGCGCGAGGCGCAGGAGAAGGAAAATGAAGCCCGGCTCGAAGCGTTGCTGCTGGAAGGGCTCTCCTCCGGCAAGGGCGATGCGCCGGATGCCGCTTTCTGGGCGGACCTGAAATCGGAGGCGGCGCAGCTCCTCGCCGCTCGGCCGCGCAAAAGCGGGGCGCGTTGA
- a CDS encoding ABC transporter ATP-binding protein, whose translation MIFRPLFSFFETWIQPFARRDDLRPPKGLFAFIWFYVGQAKAPFAALLVLGGITAGIEAATFWFVGRLVDMLATVTPGAGWSGLLAAHGPELLLMLGLIGVVRFAVAFLTALVDQQVITPGFYNLVRWQSYVHVARQSLSFFQNDFSGRIVTKVWSAGQATGDVITSFMESVWFVTIYTASTLVLLGRLDWRLAAVLVVWLAIFAVLARTYVPRIREQARLSAEAGSMISGRMVDAYSNIQTLKLFGRDDANDRYMRDGFDTFQATILNFTRLLTAVRASMAFLSGLMIAGMAVLCIHLWLGGIVSSGAVAFTMALVLRLNFLLNRLMTQLNGIMRNIGTIQNSADLISQPIGLVDRPDARELKVARPDIRFENVRFHYGRKSGVIEDLSLAVRPGEKVGIVGRSGAGKSTLVNLLLRFYDLEGGRILVAGEDIAAVTQESLRANIGMVSQDTALLHRSIRDNILFGNPDAGEAEMIEAARKAEAHEFILTLEDQRGRRGYDAHVGERGVKLSGGQRQRIAIARVMLKDAPILVLDEATSALDSEVEAAIQSNLERLMRGKTVLAIAHRLSTIAALDRLIVMDRGHIVEEGTHAELVARGGLYADLWARQSGGFLGHEEAAQ comes from the coding sequence ATGATTTTCCGGCCGCTCTTCTCCTTCTTCGAGACCTGGATCCAGCCCTTCGCCCGGCGCGACGACCTGCGGCCGCCGAAGGGGCTTTTCGCCTTCATCTGGTTTTATGTCGGGCAGGCCAAGGCGCCGTTCGCCGCGCTGCTGGTTCTCGGCGGCATCACGGCCGGTATTGAGGCGGCGACGTTCTGGTTCGTCGGGCGGCTGGTCGACATGCTGGCGACCGTGACGCCGGGCGCGGGGTGGAGCGGGCTGCTTGCCGCGCATGGGCCTGAATTGCTGCTGATGCTCGGCCTTATCGGCGTCGTGCGCTTTGCCGTCGCCTTCCTCACGGCGCTGGTCGACCAGCAGGTCATCACGCCCGGCTTCTACAATCTGGTGCGCTGGCAGTCCTATGTGCATGTCGCGCGCCAGTCGCTTTCCTTCTTCCAGAACGATTTTTCCGGCCGCATCGTCACCAAGGTCTGGTCTGCGGGGCAGGCGACGGGCGATGTCATCACCTCCTTCATGGAGAGCGTCTGGTTCGTCACGATCTATACGGCCTCGACGCTCGTTCTGCTCGGCCGGCTCGACTGGCGGCTGGCGGCGGTGCTCGTCGTCTGGCTGGCGATCTTCGCCGTGCTGGCGCGCACCTACGTGCCGCGCATCCGCGAGCAGGCGCGGCTCTCCGCCGAGGCCGGGTCGATGATCAGCGGACGCATGGTCGACGCCTATTCCAACATCCAGACGCTAAAACTCTTCGGCCGCGACGACGCCAACGACCGCTACATGCGCGACGGCTTCGATACTTTCCAGGCGACGATCCTGAATTTCACCCGGCTGCTGACGGCCGTGCGCGCCTCGATGGCGTTCCTCTCCGGCCTGATGATCGCCGGCATGGCGGTGCTTTGCATCCATCTCTGGCTCGGCGGCATCGTCAGTTCCGGCGCGGTGGCCTTCACCATGGCGCTGGTGCTGCGGCTGAACTTCCTGCTCAACCGGCTGATGACGCAGCTCAACGGCATCATGCGCAATATCGGCACGATCCAGAATTCCGCCGACCTCATCTCCCAGCCCATCGGCCTCGTCGACCGGCCGGATGCGAGGGAGCTGAAGGTCGCCCGGCCGGATATCCGTTTCGAGAATGTCCGCTTCCACTACGGCCGCAAGTCCGGTGTCATCGAGGACCTCTCGCTTGCCGTGCGCCCCGGCGAGAAGGTCGGCATCGTCGGGCGCTCCGGCGCGGGTAAGTCGACGCTCGTCAACCTGCTGCTGCGCTTCTACGATCTGGAGGGTGGCCGCATCCTCGTCGCCGGCGAGGATATCGCCGCCGTCACGCAGGAGAGCCTGCGCGCCAATATCGGCATGGTCAGCCAGGATACGGCGCTGCTCCATCGCTCGATCCGCGACAACATCCTCTTCGGCAATCCCGATGCGGGGGAGGCGGAGATGATCGAGGCGGCGCGCAAGGCCGAGGCGCACGAGTTCATCCTGACGCTCGAGGACCAGCGCGGCCGGCGCGGCTACGACGCCCATGTCGGCGAGCGCGGGGTCAAGCTTTCGGGCGGCCAGCGCCAGCGCATCGCCATTGCCCGCGTCATGCTGAAGGACGCGCCGATCCTCGTGCTCGACGAGGCGACGTCGGCGCTCGATTCCGAAGTCGAGGCGGCGATCCAGTCGAACCTCGAGCGCCTGATGCGCGGCAAGACCGTGCTCGCCATCGCCCATCGCCTCTCCACCATCGCCGCGCTCGACCGGCTGATCGTCATGGATCGCGGCCATATCGTGGAGGAGGGGACCCACGCGGAACTGGTCGCGCGGGGTGGTCTCTATGCGGATCTGTGGGCGCGCCAGTCGGGCGGATTCCTCGGCCATGAGGAAGCGGCGCAATAG
- the pth gene encoding aminoacyl-tRNA hydrolase: MQIIAGLGNPGAKYAGNRHNIGFMALDAIHRKNPFSPWSKKFKAEISEGELAGEKVLLVKPQTFMNLSGESVGEAMRFYKLAPKDIVAIYDELDLAPGKARIKVGGGHGGHNGIKSLDAHCGKDYRRLRLGIGHPGAKELVTNHVLGDFAKADHAWLDPLLDELAINAAMLVRGEDSQLMNKLALATGSKPEEDASAKKPASQSHIRAARNHAQPKALPTTGPMADMLKKLFGDKDK, from the coding sequence ATGCAGATCATCGCCGGGCTCGGCAATCCGGGCGCAAAATATGCGGGCAACCGCCACAATATCGGTTTCATGGCGCTGGACGCCATCCACCGCAAGAACCCCTTCTCGCCCTGGTCGAAGAAGTTCAAGGCCGAGATTTCCGAGGGCGAGCTTGCCGGCGAGAAGGTGCTGCTCGTCAAGCCGCAGACTTTCATGAACCTGTCCGGCGAATCCGTCGGCGAGGCGATGCGCTTCTACAAGCTGGCGCCGAAGGATATCGTCGCGATCTACGACGAGCTGGACCTTGCCCCCGGCAAGGCGCGCATCAAGGTCGGCGGCGGCCATGGCGGGCACAACGGCATCAAGTCGCTCGACGCCCATTGCGGCAAGGACTACCGGCGGCTGCGCCTCGGCATCGGCCATCCCGGCGCCAAGGAGCTCGTCACCAACCATGTGCTCGGCGACTTCGCCAAGGCGGACCATGCCTGGCTCGACCCGCTGCTGGACGAACTGGCCATCAATGCCGCCATGCTGGTGCGCGGCGAGGATTCGCAACTCATGAACAAGCTGGCGCTCGCCACCGGAAGCAAGCCGGAGGAGGACGCATCGGCGAAGAAACCGGCCAGCCAGTCCCATATCCGCGCCGCGCGCAACCACGCCCAGCCGAAGGCCCTGCCCACCACCGGGCCTATGGCCGACATGCTGAAGAAGCTCTTCGGCGACAAGGACAAGTAG
- the clpS gene encoding ATP-dependent Clp protease adapter ClpS encodes MSNGDTTLTPKTVTKPKLQRPRLYKVILVNDDYTPRDFVVLVLKAIFHMAEETSYRVMMTAHKMGTSVVVVCARDIAETKAKEATDLAKEAGFPLLFQTEPEE; translated from the coding sequence ATGAGCAATGGTGACACGACCCTCACCCCGAAGACCGTCACGAAGCCGAAGCTGCAACGCCCGAGGCTCTACAAGGTCATCCTCGTCAATGACGACTATACGCCGCGCGACTTCGTCGTGCTGGTGCTGAAGGCCATCTTCCATATGGCGGAGGAGACGAGCTATCGCGTGATGATGACCGCCCACAAGATGGGAACCTCGGTGGTCGTCGTCTGCGCGCGCGATATCGCCGAGACCAAGGCCAAGGAGGCGACGGACCTTGCCAAGGAGGCGGGATTCCCGCTGCTCTTCCAGACCGAGCCGGAAGAATAG
- a CDS encoding substrate-binding periplasmic protein, whose translation MKRLLLALGLSLAPLTAPLAEPLHFITEEYAPFNFTRDGKITGITVDQVTAIAKAADIDYTMEIMPWARAFAMARSRSMYCVFTAGYNRERARQFAWITPTLKDEMVLLKRKDGSKGPASMKEALGMKVGSQRGDFAVEALEALGFTNIDLAADIDLSVRKLISGRIDLMPTSIKTYESLVQQGEPVEKAMPMSGQIFGIACNKQTPTALIQRLQAELNKLIASGEQDRIFTAYGLPPNPRTAENGAKE comes from the coding sequence ATGAAGAGACTGCTCCTGGCACTCGGCCTTTCACTCGCCCCCTTGACCGCGCCGCTCGCCGAGCCATTGCACTTCATCACCGAGGAATACGCGCCCTTCAATTTCACCAGGGACGGCAAGATCACCGGGATCACGGTCGATCAGGTCACCGCGATCGCCAAGGCGGCTGACATCGACTACACGATGGAGATCATGCCCTGGGCGCGCGCCTTCGCCATGGCGCGGAGCCGGTCGATGTATTGCGTCTTCACGGCCGGGTATAACCGCGAGCGCGCCCGGCAGTTCGCCTGGATCACCCCCACCCTCAAGGATGAGATGGTGCTGCTGAAGCGCAAGGACGGCAGCAAGGGACCGGCCTCCATGAAGGAGGCGCTCGGTATGAAAGTCGGTTCGCAGCGCGGCGATTTCGCCGTGGAGGCGCTGGAAGCCCTCGGCTTCACGAATATCGACCTTGCCGCCGATATCGACCTTTCCGTGCGCAAGCTCATTTCCGGCCGCATCGACCTGATGCCCACCTCCATCAAGACCTATGAAAGCCTCGTGCAGCAGGGAGAGCCGGTGGAAAAGGCCATGCCGATGTCGGGCCAGATCTTCGGCATCGCCTGCAACAAGCAGACGCCCACCGCCCTCATCCAGCGCCTTCAGGCCGAGCTGAACAAGCTGATCGCCAGCGGCGAGCAGGACCGCATCTTCACCGCCTACGGCCTGCCGCCGAACCCGCGCACGGCGGAAAACGGCGCGAAGGAATAG
- a CDS encoding MaoC family dehydratase, which produces MTADEIVAFAAQFDPQPMHLDEAAGRASILGGLAASGWHTSAVMMRMLFEAYIDGSTSEGSPGVDLMEWKRPVLAGDTLGGHCEVLEARVSRSRPDIGIVRLRAEVTNQRGETVAVSEYINMLRLAAKGADHANG; this is translated from the coding sequence ATGACGGCGGATGAAATCGTCGCCTTCGCGGCGCAGTTCGATCCCCAGCCGATGCATCTCGACGAGGCGGCCGGCCGCGCCAGCATCCTCGGCGGCCTTGCCGCTTCCGGCTGGCACACCAGCGCGGTCATGATGCGCATGCTCTTCGAGGCCTATATCGACGGCTCTACCTCGGAAGGCTCGCCCGGCGTCGATCTCATGGAATGGAAGCGCCCGGTGCTCGCCGGCGACACGCTCGGCGGCCACTGCGAGGTGCTGGAAGCCCGGGTCTCGCGCTCTCGGCCCGACATCGGCATCGTGCGCCTGCGCGCCGAGGTGACGAACCAGCGCGGCGAGACCGTCGCCGTCTCGGAATACATCAATATGCTGCGGCTCGCCGCGAAAGGAGCCGACCATGCGAATGGCTGA
- a CDS encoding cytochrome c1 → MKKLVAGILSLALVAGLGVSFATAEEAAPAAGAEAEHATPHFPMNHPREQEWSFAGPFGKYDRGQLQRGLKVYTEVCSACHSMNLVAFRTLEGLGYSEAQVKAFAANYEVQDGPNSDGEMFTRKAIPSDHFPSPFPNVQAAAAANNGAAPPDFSLIAKARGITRGFPQFVFDIFTQYQEGGPDYIYSLLTGYDEEKPAHLDIAEGTHFNPYFAGAAALAMAKPISDDQVTYDDGSPQTVDQYARDVSAFLMWAAEPHLEARKRTGFMVMVFLVIFTGLIYLTKKSVYANKEH, encoded by the coding sequence ATGAAAAAGCTTGTTGCAGGCATTCTGTCGCTCGCACTCGTCGCCGGTCTCGGCGTCTCCTTCGCCACGGCGGAAGAGGCGGCGCCCGCTGCCGGTGCGGAAGCGGAACACGCCACCCCGCATTTCCCCATGAACCACCCGCGCGAGCAGGAATGGTCCTTCGCAGGTCCGTTCGGCAAGTATGACCGCGGCCAGCTCCAGCGCGGCCTGAAGGTCTATACCGAAGTCTGTTCTGCCTGCCATTCGATGAACCTCGTCGCCTTCCGTACGCTGGAAGGCCTCGGTTACTCGGAAGCCCAGGTGAAGGCCTTCGCGGCGAACTACGAAGTGCAGGACGGCCCGAACAGCGACGGTGAGATGTTCACCCGCAAGGCCATCCCGTCCGACCATTTCCCCTCGCCGTTCCCGAACGTGCAGGCAGCGGCCGCCGCCAACAACGGCGCGGCTCCACCGGACTTCTCGCTGATCGCCAAGGCGCGCGGCATCACCCGCGGCTTCCCGCAGTTCGTCTTCGACATCTTCACGCAGTACCAGGAAGGCGGGCCGGACTATATCTACTCGCTGCTGACGGGCTACGACGAAGAGAAGCCGGCGCATCTCGACATCGCCGAGGGCACGCACTTCAACCCGTACTTCGCCGGCGCCGCGGCGCTCGCCATGGCAAAGCCGATCTCCGACGACCAGGTCACCTATGACGATGGCTCGCCGCAGACGGTCGACCAGTACGCCCGCGACGTTTCCGCCTTCCTGATGTGGGCCGCCGAGCCGCACCTGGAAGCGCGCAAGCGCACCGGCTTCATGGTCATGGTCTTCCTGGTGATCTTCACCGGCCTGATCTACCTGACGAAGAAGTCGGTCTACGCGAACAAGGAACACTGA